The window GGACTGTATTGGTCATTAATTCATATTATTAATTTACCCCAATCTGCATTGTGAGTTCCCAGAAGTAACAGCATGAAAGCaacctgggcacagggacacagtaACAACCAGTGAAAAACTAAATCAAGTTTCTCAGCATGTGTAAGGATTGTGTAAGAGGCAAATCTATTTGTCAAGGGTGGCCTCAACAGTGACTTTCTTCTCTTGTTCACTATATTCCTTTAAACCTCTCCAGCAAATTAAGTCAGCACTTTACAAACAATCTGAGTACAGGCAAAGCAGATTTTGTCCCCAGTTGCTCTCTGAGCAAGGTATGATGTTCTCATTCCACATACTCCACAACTTCCATCTCTCTGTTCTTGACCCAAAGTTGTTGcttcaaaatgcatttcaaacaaGCTAATAGCATTTTCAAAGATGAGACACTGAGGCTCCAGTGCACAGATTCATCCTGTCGTTTACATATTTGATCAAAGCACTAAAGCTGGAGCGCTGTTGAGCTCTCTCCAGGCAGAAACCTTCAGCAGTCTGACCTTCAGCCTTCTTGActagatttttcatttctgcagttcAATCAGGTGCCTAAGGATGAGGATTAATTCACCCTGTAGGAGTACTAAGCCAAAGATACAAAGGAGATAAGAGCAGTAAACCCAGGCCTCAAAATTATAACCCTCCCTATAACTGCCTCATGAAATTCCCTGCATCTTTGCTTTTGAATACTTGACCTTGGAACCTTAAAATACCCTTTCATATTTAGGAAGAAGAAGATAAACACAAATGATCAAAGTCATCAGCATTTGGAACATATTTATCCACTGTATAGATCTTTGTTGTAGGAACATaacaagcagcagctttgagaCCAgggcagaagagcagaaatgaGCACCTAACAACTCCAGTTAACAGGAACCTGTATGGCATATGCTTCTCTACCCTGTACTCCTCAGTGCAAATGGGGTTGTATATCCTCCCTAAAAATTAAGGCattcttcttaaaaaacaaCCAGCCAAACAATAACCCCCAAacaaatacatttgaaaaacaaagagaattaccacaacagaaagaagcagcagtgcTTGAACCTCATACATACACTGCTGACAGGCCACCTGCAGATCAAGTCTGCATTAAATCTAAAGTCCAGTTAATGCAACTGCttgggtttcatttttttttctgttgaagaggcttttctctgtgcttcctTTTTGGTACAGCTTTGTAAATAAACAGTATCTTCAATATTCTTAAAATGAGATTGTCCTTTCTCCCACTAATCTTCCTACCAGACGGGACAACTCTCCCATGGGCAAACTGGCTAGCAACATTCACTTGTGCTTTAAGATTGAAATTCAATTTTCAATTCTACATGAATGTTTACAAGCTGCTACCCAATAACTTATCCCTTAATGTAATGCTAACTATCCTCAAAACATCAAAAGAATCTGTCTGTAATTAACTTCTGAATTCTCTAAAATCCTAACTTTCGTGCAATGCATGAAATGACATGAAGCAcaaattattccaaaataagTAAATTCATGCTAATGTGGCACTGGGAAATTGTTTCTGACGCAAATTTTTCACTTGTCAATCTTTCATTCATTAAACTCATACTCAACTAAATATTCACGTTAAAGATCTGCTGACACGGGacagtaagaaaacaaaatgtattgAAATGCAGATTGATTTACATTATGAAGactgtttataaatatttgcacAACATTAAAGTCTTCACAGGACAAAACCAACAAATTACGTGGGATGaaaaagtgcaaacaaaaaagaatcTTTACTGAAGCCAAGCAtggaacagagaaaataattaaagtcaGACTTAATGTCTCTTTCAGAATATTACAAATCATTTAACTAGAGACCAGCATCAAACTGAATTACCCCATATTTTCCACTTACCATCCACTCAGGTTCAGAAGCCTGAATTTGCTCACCTTGTCCAGGTTTCAGGCCAACCTGAGTGTCACATTTCAATGTTCTCAAACTACAGAGAGGCGCAGGATGAAACTTATTCAAGGCTTGATGAAATGGGACACTGTATTCCCATTTTCTATCTCCTGTCAATTTTCTATAGTTTAGATCACCTTTGAAGAGAAGCAAGTTTGACTTCTGTAGCTCAGCATACAAGTCAGGAGCAACGTCACTCATATTGGAAAAATCATGTGGTAAAGTCCAAAACATGTGGTCacagaaaacccaaactccCTTTTTCAAATTgccctcccagtttatcccacaTCTAGACATCCACATATGATTAGCTGACCCCAGTTGTCTAATAGTCCAGTTAAAATCATGCTTTGTGGTATCTGATACATACCATGGAATactttttccatgaaaatagATTTCATCAGCTAGCTTTGACGACAACAAGAAATCAGCCAATACAAGATCACTTAAAAGTTCAAATCCAGCATTATCCAGGATTATGTCAACTCTAACATTACTTCtttctgttctattttttttggcatttacaAGTAGTGACCAAACTTTTTCCATATCATTCACTAAGATGTAAGGTACCATGTTTTCCAGGGATTGCAAAGGACTAGATTTCTGAGAGCTGTCTTCAccagctgaaaaagaaaggtCACACTTATTGCCCCATAATGACACctagaagcaaaaagaaaaataagaaaaaaaaattactaagtCTCACTGTAGTTACATTCTCAACTTCACATACACTGAAGATTTTGTTcccttgtttttgttttaggtGATAAAGGCTCTAACTCCAAATATTCTTCCAAGCTTTAATAAAACTCAACTTCTTGTACAGGTACCTCAACATAGACAAGATTTTGTGgaagaaaccaaacaaagctCTGTATTTATACAAGCATCAAAAGTGACAAAGATGGAAGATTTAGATCAACGTAAACACATTGATCACAAAgctcaaaacagaaatattctccATACTGCAATTCCAAAAAATATCAGTGGTaacacaggaaaaggaataaaaaaaagcagatttattttttattgcatgCATCCAAATAAGTATTTTagatatatgtattttaagtaCTCACTAATGAGCCCTTTGTGAAGATTCATCAAATACTTGGAGTACACTGTTGCCAGCTACTGAACTTATTTGTAATCCTACAATACTTTGGGGTTTCTACCTAAAGGCACTGTATTCCAAGAATAATGCTGTTAAAAACCTTTTAAACCACTTCTGACCCAGACTGACTTCgaattttttctccaaagaagtctaaaaacatttaaattgaCAACTAAAATTAACTGTTTTAAGAAATAATAGGTAAATATCAAAAAGGTCATCTGGAATTTGACTTAAAATGTTTAAGAgatatttgttttaaaggaagaatTGCTGGGTTTTCATATACACAATGAAGACCAGCAGTTAATAAAAAAGCATTGCATTTAAAACAAGTAcccaaaatataaatattttcagaaaagcagcaatatAGTAGGGCTATCAGGACTTCATCACATTTTTACAAACAAAAGATCTATATTTCAATTCTCATATGAAGTTCAAATTCTTTATAACCTCAAGTTCTTGTTTGTTTCATAGGAGAGATATTTTCAATTATTGTGTTAAGCACTATCAGTTTACCTGCAATAGCTTAAAAAGTTCCTCCTGAAGTTGCTTTTCATCCAGATCCTTGATGTTCTTAAGAAGTTCCTGAAAATAAGTGCATAAGGCAATAATAGCTTCTTGGGATTCAAAGAAATTTTGAGCCTTTCCTTCCTTAAATACGTCAAAGTTGTCAATAGGTGGGctaaaaagagaagaacaaatATGTTGACATACTTCCCACATTCTTCATTACAGCACATGCAAAGGAAGCTCAAAGGTCAGCTTCTTTAGACTGTACTACAGGCCTTAATTAGATTTTCCACTTCTAATTTGTCATACTAGATTTTCACATATCTCCATAGCAGCCTAATATTGCATTTTGCTAAAACAGACATTATGCAAGGCATCTTTATATAGCAATATATTCTGAAAGTGAACAAGTATTCAATCACAAAAACTCTTGGAACTGCACAGACAGTGAGCATTGTGAACTCCAATCTTCAGACAAGAGATTTAAAACTGTAACATACAAGTGAGCTAAAGTCAAGAAAAGCTGGCCTGATTTTAAATGTGTTACTGTGTGCTGGAGTGTACTTCCCATACCAAATTCTCATCCAGTTAGGAAGTTATTCCTATGGAAGTCTTTACTGGGATTCTGGAAAATTACCATGACAAATgacaatataaaaattatagGCCAACTGATTATGAGACATATTTGCATGATGACCTTTCAATAAATGACTGAACTTCCATCCAAGCATATGCTTAAGAGCAACTAAACAATGGAGATCAAGCaagttaaaagttaaaaatgaaaagtgtcTGCTCAGCTTTTTAAGTGCAATCCAGCGGATCAGCCTCATATTTGAAGCTTTTGGTTCAAGAGTTCAGATTACACAACGTACCAGTGCAAACTGAGTC of the Camarhynchus parvulus chromosome 3, STF_HiC, whole genome shotgun sequence genome contains:
- the ARMT1 gene encoding damage-control phosphatase ARMT1, with amino-acid sequence MAAVPALPVSLSGRFKGSVAYFTIKDRLPQILTRVIDTLHRHKNEFFEEHGEKGVEAEKRAISFLSKLRNELQTDKPVTPLEDELPDAALWNQYLDYQRNLPNGNGEPSWFQSPWLYIECYMYRRIHAALAQNPPIDNFDVFKEGKAQNFFESQEAIIALCTYFQELLKNIKDLDEKQLQEELFKLLQVSLWGNKCDLSFSAGEDSSQKSSPLQSLENMVPYILVNDMEKVWSLLVNAKKNRTERSNVRVDIILDNAGFELLSDLVLADFLLSSKLADEIYFHGKSIPWYVSDTTKHDFNWTIRQLGSANHMWMSRCGINWEGNLKKGVWVFCDHMFWTLPHDFSNMSDVAPDLYAELQKSNLLLFKGDLNYRKLTGDRKWEYSVPFHQALNKFHPAPLCSLRTLKCDTQVGLKPGQGEQIQASEPEWMVSGKYGVIQFDAGL